In the Rhododendron vialii isolate Sample 1 chromosome 2a, ASM3025357v1 genome, CAGCACTCCTGACAACTGAGTTGGCTCACAATCAGCGCAAGGATTTCAGTTTGGACCTACTTAAGCTGTTCTCGTGGTTATTGCTGCTTTACTTTAGCATTGATTTTAGCAATTGTTTATATCAATTTGTGGAAATTAAGTTCACTTATTTTCTTCACCTAGACCCTCCTCTGCTGTGTTCCCTTGACCTCTGGCTCATTGCTGGTTCAAGGAACCTCCATTATAACCTTCTTAATATTTTTGGCTGAATGCTCCATGCAGGGGAAGAAGCAAGAATTGCGTATAGAATCACTTGCAGCTTTGGAGAAGGCAATTAAGAATGTTCTCTCCATTTTAGGCCTTATGCCAACGAGTTACTCGGAGGTAGTCAAAATTTTCATTGGCTTAGTAATTCTCTCTCTTGCAATATGACgacctcttttttattttcaacgGCAACATGATAAACTCTTTAGTTACCATAATACAGGAGTGACCAAATTGTgcaagttctttttttgtttttttgttcaacTGGAATAATTTGATTCAACTTGTTCATGGACGCCATGGATTCTGTTTTCTTGCAAGGAAAACGCTATTCAGTGTACCAAGTAATACATCCTTATTGCTATATGGCTAGTCATcccctatgttacatggatcctcAATTTTGGGCCACGTACCCGTGTGGACACGACACAACACGGGTGTGGGCGTGGGATACCGTGTCGGATACTCCTCTGGAAATCAGATACTTCTGATAGCGgattgaagaagaaaaagaggaattGGGCCACATTTAGGAGATAAATTAGACTTAAATGTATCCATCTATTATTAATTTGGGCTATATATTGGAATTGGACCACATTTAGGAGATAAATTACACTTAAATTAGTATTGTATAACGGAAATGATATTTTTATGAactaattttacaaatatttatataaataatctaaaaatttctatatatatatatatatatggatatTCAGCGGATCCCCGCACCTGTATCCAAATTCGGGTACATATCCCTGAATCCTCTATTTTCAACTTTTGAGTGTCCGACCCTTAGATATGTACCCGCACCCGATTCGTGTACCCGTGTCCAGGTAACATGGGTCATCCCATTTTCGCTCACATCCAATTCTTGTGTACTGCAGGTATTGCAGCAGCTGATGGAAAAGGCATTGAAGCGTGCAAAGCTGACCGAAGATCAAGTACTGCAGAAGATTGAAGAAAGGACGAGTGCACGAATGAGCAAAGAGTATGAGAAGTCGGATTCAATTAGGAAAGAGTTGGCTGCTGTGGGTATTGCTCTCATGGATAGTCCTGACGGAACAAGTTGGAGACCAGCTGTTCCGCTTTCCATGCAAGAGCAGCAGATTTCTGCAGCTTGAGTGGCTTCTCGGGGTGTCATTGTTGGAAACCCACCGTCATGTTGCATTCAGCGATTTGTGGTGTTTATGAGGGAAAGGAAAATGTCAAATGGAACATGAGTGAATGAGATGGAGAGAAACTGAATTATTTCTTTTGGTTtcatattattttcttttcccttcatAAATCGCTCACAAATCGCTGAGCCAGATTCCAGCTTAGGATTCTGATTATTTCCTCTCGcaggttttgaaattttcatttttcggCTAAAAGCTCTGACCATTATTTACAGGTTGTTCAGTTGATTAAACGTAAAAGTACAAATGGGAAGAAAATTAACTGACCCCGGGGGCCTGCTGTGTAAATCAatattcttttttcatttcagCCGTTTCAGTTGCTACTGAATTTTGGTCAGCTTACCTTCTTCAATATAGGCcatgagtttttttatttttatttttaatctcacttttttttctcgGAGAAAGTTGGTAATATTAGTTGTAATTAGTGAGGTTTGAACCCCAATCAAATGCATGGAGTACATGGTGCCTGCCATTGAACTATAACTCCACTtgcgtcattttcccttttcattaaGGATAATAAGTCTACCGTGCACATTGGCGTGCTTCTTGTGGTGAATGTTACGTAGTGTTGTGGTTTCGTGATAAAGTGGGGTATCATGAGAGAAGTCTTAGTTATGAGGGTTTCTAGTTATGTTAATGACTTATGACCATCGTGGTATTGTGCTTTGAGACTTATGAGGTTTTGTGGAATCTCTTTTAGGCTCTTTTGTGCTGCTATTCCAAATTCGTCCGGTGATAGATACTATAAACGACTGATGTATAGTTTTCACCTTTTTAGGGGAGTATTATGTATAGCCTTCCGATGTTTACATTTCTCAATAAGCGCTTCATTTTAGCGCATAATCTGAATCAGGAATAGGAAACCGGATTTACAATTGTTGTATATGAGCAGGCCTTGCTGCCTACTTACAAGCAGGAACCCGAATACTGGGAAAGTGAACAAACACTATAGAGTAAGGACCAACAGTTACAGGTTGTGAAGGGTCCACCCTCACGGGTAGCAAGGGAGGAATTCCTCCAGAGGAATCCACGGTTAGTGGTTTCCCATTTAGAAGCACTGTTTGGCTCTGGAAATCTCCGTTTGCGGCTGTTAAATGGTATTCTTCTCTTGTTATGACACCAGACTTTGCAGACAGGGGCGCTGAGTTCCGATTAAGGGGTTGTGTCACTATCACATTTGAAATGGAAACCTCAACTTGTGCTGTGTTGTTTCCATCTAGGTTTATCAAGAGCAATGTGATTCCTTTCTGTTACAGGCAAACCCAATATTCAGTCTAGGCCAATACTCCACATGTATAGCGCTGGATATACACAATTTGGTCGAAAATTGAGGTGTTGGTTACTTACAGATTTTTGGGCACAGTGAGTGTAAGCGCGGACTTTATTTGTCCCGTTGAAGGTAGTTGCCAGGACTTTTCTTCCCATGAGCCGGTGAAAAAGAAGAGCACTGCACATTATATTCATcaagaacaacaaaaatgtcAAGTTGGTGTTAATTCCTACTCTGTTATGTGACAGTAAAAGTCGATGCAGTTCAATCACCAACGTTTGCCAATTTGCCGAACGTGAATCCAAAACTAGGGAAATGTATCGGTATGCAAAGCAGTATGTACATATTGCTTAGCTTGTGGTTTGATGTAGAGAAAAGTAATAAGGAACTTTGACTGGAACACCAATGTTGTGTTTGGATATTCGTTTTGTGGATGACTTtatagaggaaaaagaaaaagtcggTAAATGTATTTTATGTAACATGTGTATATCTCGCTCCTCTCGCAGTGCATCCCCAGTAAAGTGGCCTCTACTGTGTTGCGAGAGGAAGGGGACATATACCAGTTACATGACGTACCCCATGTAGTTAATGTTGTGGGAATTAAGAATGAAACCTGTAGTAATCGGGATTCGGAACAAAGGTAGTAGTGTTGAGTAGGCCATAGTTTCCACCAATGAGCGATTGTCTACAGTATGTTTTCGTATCGAAAGAGGCTGCCATTCCAAGCTGATCCAAGTACCTGTTTGGTTGAACACAAAGTTCATTATATTTTAGAAACATatcccaaaacaaaataaagagtcaaaagaagaaaaatgatggTGAAAAAAGGTTGGAATCTAACTTACCAAAAGCTGAAAACAAATGTATTAGTGACATGATTATGGCCACTGTTATAAGCTCCACCGGCTTCACCAACCCATGCCACTGTTGAAGTTCCAGAGTTCTTTAGAATGGTTTGAAGGCTGCTGAAGGTCTGGGATTCACCACCAAGATAGTTTGGATCAAGGATCTTGTCAACCAAGTGATCGTCGACGCCTATATGAGCAAGGCAGATGTTTGGTAAGGTAGTCAGCTTTCCGTTTATAAAATCAGGAAACAAGTTTTTGTTTCAGGCTTGGTGCACTATAGCTTTTGAAGAaattgtttctaaaaacaagcgAGAGGGTCGGCCAAAAGGTTTGTGATGTCGATAGCTAGACAAACGAACTCTGATACGAGCTCTTGATGGTTATTCCTCTGACTATAAACCAAAGCTACATTATGAAGTATTGTACTACTTATTATGCCATGTGAAGAGTACTGTATCCTTCAAGAGTAGTCGAGTATGTTCACCTACCCTGTCAAATACAGATACGCTTACATGAGATCAGGTCAGTAGGAGAGTGTTGTTTTGCTCATGGTGCAGGGTGCTGGTTGGAGGGGAGTCGCCAGAGGGGTGGATGGAGGTGGGGAGAGTCAAAGGATGTGGTGGCTGGGGGAGTTGCCTGAGGCGGCGGTGTAAATGGATGCGAGGGGTTGCCGAAGGTGGTAAACTGAAAACACGAATCATCATAGAGGGAAGTTGTCAAACATGTTTTACAAAACGAAAACATTTGTCAAGGATGCTTTCAGTTTTAGTTTCCAGATTCCTAGAACAGTACAAAAAGCGGAGACAAAACGTTACAGATTACCAACCAGGCAACCAACACCTACTTAATGTTCTTTGGCTTCTCAATGTTTTTGTATCCGAACCACCAACAACAAAatcgaaaagcaaaaaaaaaaaaaaaaaacgaaaccaGCTCAAACAAGAAGATGCTGCAGAATAGACATGAGGTACACAAGGTGACTCACATAGAGGGgaaatttgaaaggaaaatgcTTTATACACAGATGTCCAGACGTAGATGTGTCCAGAGCTGTTCGACTGTGAAACCCATGTGCATCGGATAGTTCTGGACACATCTATGTCCGAACTTCTGTATCCTCAATGTGAAATATGCTGCAATGAGAAAATGCTGTCAGGGTTGTTAAATGTACCTGCACCCAGGTTGTAAATGTGGTGAGTGACCACTTGGAGAGagttttgtgatttttgaaTGTATTCTGGGAACCAAGTTGCATCGAAGAAGCCTCCCGGCCCGAGGACGATAGGCGTCAGCGTAAATCCTCTGTAGTGTTTCTGCACCAAGTTTTGGAGAGAGATCGTGTCGGCCGCGTATTGGTCCGCGGCAACGCTTGCTACGATTCCACTCCCACTTAACTCATTTCCTggtgaaaatgaaaacaacGGTTACTCACCGGGGCTAATCTTTTCATTGAGTCGGATACCGAGTTACAATAGATATGCAAATAGGTTTGTATTTAGAATGGACATGAATGGAGTTATAAAAGTAGAGAAAATGAAAGGTCGtggtttctcaccaaatctcaagAAACAAAAACGGCCAACGtggtttctcaccaaatctcgaGAAACAAAAATGGCCAAATGATTCATCTTGTTTCTGTATTTTTCCTCCCTCCTCACTATTTCTCATCTCTTTCAAATTCTAATGTTTTAGATAAAACTCCTCCTCATGTGTTCTGTTTCTATCCACTTTCCTTTATTGGATCTACATACTTTTTCGTCCCCCTAATTTTAGTCAATCGCAAACAGTCATGCcattttcggaaaaaaaataaaataacacaCTCCCGTGcataaattatcaaaaaatttcCATACCGATTTAAAAGATTGAAAACATATAAACAATATGCATATATGAAAGcgctttattttttgatccgacATTTGTGTAGgaattcataatatttccatacCCATTTTGGGCTAAAATTACGGCACGGTGGGGCAACTCCTTAGGGTCAATGAGCTAGTGAATTGTGTAAAATGAGAGCTCTTACCAAATTCCCAGCCATCGATGGTGTAACCCTTGTTGATAGTATACTTGATAAGAGATTCGGCATTGGCAGAATTCCAGGCTCCTGTAGCTGTACCATCTGAACCTACTGTTCTTCCAGTCAATGCATTCAGTCCAAATATAATTCTTGCCCTGCATTTGTATAAAAAGAGCCAAGTAGCAAGGTTTTGTAAGGGAATATATACAAGGGTTACATAATATGGCATGGGGTTGAGGGAGTGGATGGTCCTGTCTGGGTCGTTTCCGGGCCCTCCCATGTTATCTTGGTATTTGCGTTCTTTTTAACTTAcaagtctgaaacttattttgatattttttattttttgtatagcTTTTCGTTATAATTTTTGAGATTGATTGTTCGTCTATCAGGAAATTATAAAAATGTGGACCGATGTTGAAAGAATTTAAATAAGACGTACGgcactttaaacaaataaaacagttgtttgatatttttttcgtctttagtgaacttttttttttttgctttcggtcataattttatactttttagactcctctcgtcgagatggatgattaatccaaaaaatattaggCGAatctaattaaaattcaaaaaagacgaacaaaacacacataatgaagaagaaaattaagttaaaaagAATGCACCCTAGTCTTGCTTGTTTGGGAACTGAATAGAAAAAGATTATGGTGTTTCTGTTCTCTTCGTTTTTGTTTGCAgtcttcatttttctccctCACATTTTCAGAAACaaatataaaaagttaaaaaaacatTGAGGAGTCTTGGTTCTCATATCATTCATATCAATCGGGGGATGGTGCTGCACACTAGTGTGCACAGCAC is a window encoding:
- the LOC131317742 gene encoding heparanase-like protein 3; this encodes MGSPPNHLGLFLWLYYLAISGSKFVASQSNTGAPAVVQGTAYISGTISVGTTDVDFICATLDWWPPQKCDYGTCSWSTASLLNLDLTDIVLLNAIKAFSPLKIRIGGTLQDNVRYQTVGDQTPCTGFVQNSADPFGFTQGCLPMARWDALNVFFKEAGARIIFGLNALTGRTVGSDGTATGAWNSANAESLIKYTINKGYTIDGWEFGNELSGSGIVASVAADQYAADTISLQNLVQKHYRGFTLTPIVLGPGGFFDATWFPEYIQKSQNSLQVVTHHIYNLGAGVDDHLVDKILDPNYLGGESQTFSSLQTILKNSGTSTVAWVGEAGGAYNSGHNHVTNTFVFSFWYLDQLGMAASFDTKTYCRQSLIGGNYGLLNTTTFVPNPDYYSALLFHRLMGRKVLATTFNGTNKVRAYTHCAQKSKGITLLLINLDGNNTAQVEVSISNVIVTQPLNRNSAPLSAKSGVITREEYHLTAANGDFQSQTVLLNGKPLTVDSSGGIPPLLPVRVDPSQPVTVGPYSIVFVHFPSIRVPACK